ATTGAAAAATTTGAAGACAGATAAAACTAATGATTTAATTACCAATGGGTGATCAAACTTGACGACGATTAACACTAATGAGCAAATTCGAAGGGAACTTAGTCTACAGATTCAAAGAGAAATGGTATCTCTCTATCTTGGTTTTGCTAGAACTTTGCCATTATTATCATCTCTTCAAGAAACAAAAAACGAGGGTATGAAGTATGATATTGTGTATGAAGAGGGTAATGTAAAACTGCTACATTACAAACCAATCGTGAAAAGGTTACAAAGAACGCCAATATTGATCGTATATGCTTTGGTGAACAGACATTATATACTTGACATAGAATCTAGGAGTGTAATTAAGAATCTTCTGGAGCAGGGTTTTGATATATACTTGATCGACTGGGGCACTCCAACGAACAATGAAAGAAAGTTAACAATTGCCGATTACGTTAATGGGTATATTGATAGGTGCGTCGATCTGATAAGGAAAGTTTCTAACGTTGATAGGATATCACTGTTCGGTTACTGTATGGGAGGTACCTTCTCTGTAATATATACAGCTCTGCATAAGGAAAAGGTGAAAAACCTAGTAACCGTGGCTCCGTCTATTGACTCGAATAAGGACTCTACCGTATTTGCTTCGTTGGCAAGATTTCTTGACGTTGATAAGTTCGTTGACACGCTAGGCAATATACCCCCTGCTTTTCAGTATCTCTTCTTTCTTATGCTGAAACCCTTTAAGCATTACGTGGCAAAGTACAACGAGGTTGCTGAACGTATAGATGATCAGGATTTTGTTGAAAACTTCATGAAGTTGGAAAAATGGTTGTGGGATACACCTCCCATACCCGGCGAGGTATTCAGGCAGTGGGTAAGAGAT
This portion of the Nitrososphaerales archaeon genome encodes:
- the phaC gene encoding class III poly(R)-hydroxyalkanoic acid synthase subunit PhaC; amino-acid sequence: MTTINTNEQIRRELSLQIQREMVSLYLGFARTLPLLSSLQETKNEGMKYDIVYEEGNVKLLHYKPIVKRLQRTPILIVYALVNRHYILDIESRSVIKNLLEQGFDIYLIDWGTPTNNERKLTIADYVNGYIDRCVDLIRKVSNVDRISLFGYCMGGTFSVIYTALHKEKVKNLVTVAPSIDSNKDSTVFASLARFLDVDKFVDTLGNIPPAFQYLFFLMLKPFKHYVAKYNEVAERIDDQDFVENFMKLEKWLWDTPPIPGEVFRQWVRDIYQENLLVKGQMHIGGKSVDLRGIDVPLLNIIAEYDHLVSPECSKALNYAVASKDKTLMSFPTGHVGLCASSYSQKNVWPKVGEWLRERS